Proteins from a single region of Haemorhous mexicanus isolate bHaeMex1 chromosome 4, bHaeMex1.pri, whole genome shotgun sequence:
- the SOD3 gene encoding extracellular superoxide dismutase [Cu-Zn], giving the protein MFLILSLVTGLTLAASGVMTDKETDPRQESLHEIQKQVNDLWQNLLYPIIRGNDTDGMIYATCEMKPSSKIDADKPQVTGQVLFRQSYSYGRLEALFYLDGFPLDNNQSSRAIHIHELGDLSNGCDSTGGHYNPFRVNHPRHPGDFGNFLPKEGKIRKYKTNLFATVFGPYSIMGRSVVIHEQEDDMGKGNNKASLENGNAGKRLACCVIGISNKNLWEEKLPEVMDKKKRGLNRRTYNQA; this is encoded by the coding sequence ATGTTTCTGATTCTTTCTCTGGTCACTGGGCTCACCCTGGCTGCCTCTGGTGTCATGACAGACAAGGAAACTGACCCACGCCAGGAGTCATTGCATGAAATACAAAAACAAGTGAACGACCTCTGGCAGAATTTGCTCTACCCAATAATACGTGGTAATGACACTGATGGGATGATTTACGCCACTTGTGAAATGAAGCCCAGCTCCAAAATAGATGCTGACAAGCCACAAGTGACTGGACAAGTCTTATTCAGGCAGAGTTACTCATATGGAAGACTGGAAGCCTTATTTTATTTGGATGGGTTTCCACTGGATAACAATCAATCCAGCAGAGCTATACACATCCACGAGCTTGGAGACCTCAGCAATGGCTGTGATTCTACAGGGGGACACTACAACCCTTTCAGAGTGAATCACCCTCGGCACCCAGGAGATTTTGGCAACTTCCTTCctaaagaaggcaaaatcagaaaatacaaaacaaacctCTTTGCCACGGTCTTTGGTCCATATTCCATCATGGGCAGATCTGTTGTGATCCATGAGCAGGAAGATGACATGGGCAAGGGCAATAATAAAGCCAGTTTGGAAAATGGAAATGCTGGGAAACGTCTGGCTTGCTGTGTGATTGGGATAAGCAACAAGAACTTGTGGGAAGAGAAGCTGCCTGAGGTTATGGACAAGAAGAAGAGAGGGCTCAACAGAAGAACGTACAACCAGGCTTAG